Proteins encoded by one window of Corynebacterium amycolatum:
- a CDS encoding chloride channel protein translates to MKETSHTNSAESSSEASASAESNKEDSGLYPAPGSWIRLCIYTLIVGLATGLGAAGLALIMHGIEYAVYGQHEGDVAVVTDGTTGLQRFVGIVLAGLIAGPMWAALRTKAKPIESVEAGMHGRLMPVWSTLVNVFLQMATVAAGASMGRENAPRELGAMVASQMSHRLRIDPLHRRILVAAAAGSGLGAIYHIPLAGAVFSLEILLGSLSITAVMVVLACSAIATVTSGIVVGSSPLYSPINLSDGWGNLGAALLLGVICGAIGYAFRILSSRVLDKAPTGWHSAWAIPLAFTLVGVISLWIPEVLGNGRIAATTVLMDRPLLGFAVMLLIAKTVAVLVTFRSGAVGGLLTPGFALGALSGFIIGCFVQPLMPSIPLSDFAILGAAAFLSASMAAPLFALIVTVEFTGQNSSAYLALFLAGATATLTVTIIRAWLRLPHKQSMPWNREPAAAAAVRKRVEG, encoded by the coding sequence TTGAAAGAGACTAGCCACACCAATTCTGCGGAGTCGTCCTCTGAAGCCTCGGCAAGTGCTGAGTCGAACAAAGAGGACTCCGGTCTCTACCCCGCTCCCGGCAGCTGGATTCGACTGTGCATCTACACACTTATCGTGGGTCTTGCGACGGGGCTCGGAGCAGCCGGGCTCGCGCTGATTATGCACGGAATCGAGTACGCGGTCTACGGGCAGCACGAGGGTGACGTAGCGGTCGTGACCGATGGCACCACCGGCCTACAGCGCTTTGTCGGGATCGTGTTGGCGGGGCTGATTGCAGGACCAATGTGGGCTGCTTTGCGCACAAAGGCGAAGCCCATTGAAAGCGTTGAGGCGGGCATGCACGGCCGTCTCATGCCTGTGTGGTCGACTCTTGTCAATGTGTTTTTACAGATGGCGACCGTAGCCGCAGGTGCATCCATGGGACGCGAGAATGCCCCGCGTGAGCTAGGTGCAATGGTGGCCTCGCAGATGTCGCATCGACTACGCATCGATCCGCTACACCGCCGTATTCTGGTCGCAGCAGCGGCCGGTTCCGGCCTGGGGGCGATTTATCACATCCCGCTGGCCGGAGCGGTTTTCTCGTTGGAGATTCTGCTGGGCTCACTGAGCATTACCGCGGTGATGGTGGTACTGGCGTGTTCAGCCATTGCCACGGTGACGTCGGGCATCGTGGTCGGCAGTAGCCCGCTCTACAGCCCAATCAATCTCTCAGACGGCTGGGGCAACCTCGGTGCGGCACTGCTCCTCGGCGTTATCTGCGGCGCCATTGGCTACGCATTTCGCATTCTCAGCTCGCGGGTGTTAGACAAGGCACCGACTGGCTGGCATTCTGCCTGGGCCATCCCCCTCGCGTTCACGCTAGTTGGTGTGATCTCGCTATGGATTCCAGAAGTATTGGGCAACGGCCGCATCGCTGCGACCACAGTTCTCATGGATCGCCCACTGCTGGGGTTTGCGGTCATGCTGCTGATCGCGAAAACTGTCGCGGTTCTAGTTACTTTTCGTTCGGGTGCCGTCGGTGGTCTGTTAACTCCCGGCTTTGCCCTTGGCGCGCTCAGCGGTTTCATCATCGGCTGCTTCGTACAACCATTGATGCCCTCAATTCCGCTGAGCGACTTTGCAATTCTCGGCGCGGCGGCCTTCCTGTCGGCGTCCATGGCAGCTCCACTTTTCGCACTGATCGTGACCGTGGAGTTTACCGGCCAGAATTCCTCGGCTTACTTAGCGCTCTTCCTCGCTGGTGCAACTGCGACACTAACTGTGACCATAATTCGCGCCTGGCTACGGCTCCCCCACAAACAATCAATGCCATGGAACCGCGAACCGGCAGCCGCAGCTGCAGTCCGCAAGCGGGTCGAGGGCTAA
- the ybaK gene encoding Cys-tRNA(Pro) deacylase: MSKKSAKKSAAATPAIAFCQNAGIDFHVHQFPHGSDNFGEEAASWLLEHLGIEPERIFKTLIIELSGKRTGLAIAVVPATGMLNLKAAAAAIGASKATMADPHDASLATGYIPGGISPLGGRRKLPTVIDETATLSDTVFVSGGRRGWDIELSPADLVSLCDATVADIAR; encoded by the coding sequence ATGTCGAAGAAGTCCGCCAAAAAATCCGCTGCCGCCACCCCGGCCATCGCCTTCTGTCAGAACGCCGGAATCGACTTCCACGTTCACCAATTCCCCCACGGCAGCGACAACTTCGGCGAAGAGGCCGCCTCTTGGCTGCTAGAGCACCTCGGCATCGAGCCCGAACGCATCTTCAAAACTCTCATTATCGAGCTATCCGGCAAACGCACTGGGCTGGCCATCGCCGTCGTTCCCGCCACCGGAATGCTCAACCTCAAGGCCGCCGCCGCGGCTATCGGGGCTTCCAAGGCCACGATGGCCGACCCCCATGACGCGTCACTTGCCACCGGCTACATTCCCGGCGGCATCTCCCCGCTTGGCGGTCGCCGCAAGCTCCCCACCGTCATTGATGAGACAGCCACTCTCTCCGACACTGTGTTCGTCTCCGGTGGTCGCCGCGGGTGGGACATCGAACTGTCACCCGCTGATTTGGTTTCGCTTTGCGACGCCACGGTCGCCGACATCGCCCGCTAA
- the aroA gene encoding 3-phosphoshikimate 1-carboxyvinyltransferase yields MCSQNQNWSAPTVSVDGAESGRQPFSATVQIAGSKSITNRALVIAALSSTPSVIHGALRSRDTDLMIRALQALGTDISADSTYSGAPNHTLRVTPRMLRGGVVECGLAGTVMRFVPPIAALAQGSVFFEGDVEAKARPMSAVLDALRGLGVNITGNGLPFTVNPQGPNQGNRLGDSVQEQDLPDIGGEVEIDASASSQFVSGLLLSAPRYGRGLVLHPTGEIPSRPHIDMTLDMLREAGVQIEETTADAPEGSRTTFTIRPTEMMGRTWQIEPDLSNAAAFLAAAAVTGGSVTVPDWPEHTTQPGNRIREILTAMGATVTFNRHEGGRTSLTVVGPKPSELRGITMDMSEIGELTPTVAAIATLATTRTELTGIAHLRGHETNRLAALTTEINRLGGRATELDDGIAIDPVPLHGGLWHSYADHRMATAGAIVGLRTEDVEVENISTTAKTMPGFDLRWLEMLGLASPSPSSLEKSVDTRLDGMENGTEAGK; encoded by the coding sequence GTGTGTTCCCAAAATCAGAATTGGTCCGCCCCTACTGTAAGTGTCGACGGTGCCGAATCCGGTCGACAGCCTTTTAGCGCCACGGTGCAGATTGCCGGCTCGAAGTCGATTACGAACCGTGCTCTTGTCATCGCGGCGCTATCTTCGACCCCATCGGTTATCCATGGTGCTCTGCGCTCTCGCGATACCGATCTTATGATTCGCGCACTGCAGGCCTTGGGAACTGACATCAGTGCCGACTCGACATATTCGGGTGCCCCGAACCACACGCTCCGTGTCACTCCACGCATGCTCCGCGGTGGTGTCGTGGAATGTGGCCTTGCAGGTACGGTTATGCGCTTCGTGCCGCCTATCGCAGCTCTTGCGCAGGGGTCGGTGTTCTTCGAGGGCGACGTAGAGGCCAAGGCTCGCCCGATGTCGGCCGTGCTGGATGCCCTGCGCGGCCTCGGTGTGAACATCACTGGAAATGGGCTTCCTTTCACGGTCAATCCACAGGGTCCGAACCAGGGCAACCGCCTCGGTGACTCGGTCCAAGAGCAAGATCTGCCGGACATCGGCGGCGAAGTGGAAATTGACGCTTCGGCCTCAAGCCAGTTCGTCTCTGGCCTGTTGCTGTCAGCGCCGCGCTATGGCCGTGGCCTCGTACTTCACCCGACCGGTGAGATTCCATCCCGCCCGCACATTGACATGACCCTGGACATGCTTCGCGAGGCCGGTGTGCAGATCGAGGAGACCACGGCCGACGCACCTGAGGGATCACGCACAACGTTCACCATTCGCCCCACCGAAATGATGGGTCGTACTTGGCAAATCGAGCCCGACCTGTCCAACGCTGCCGCCTTCCTGGCCGCTGCGGCTGTCACTGGTGGCAGCGTCACCGTGCCCGACTGGCCAGAGCACACCACGCAGCCGGGCAACCGCATCCGCGAGATCCTCACCGCTATGGGCGCTACTGTGACGTTCAACCGTCACGAGGGCGGCCGCACCAGCCTCACCGTCGTGGGTCCAAAGCCGTCGGAGCTGCGCGGAATCACGATGGACATGTCCGAGATTGGCGAGCTGACCCCAACGGTCGCTGCCATCGCCACCCTGGCCACCACCCGCACCGAGCTGACGGGTATTGCACACTTGCGCGGTCACGAAACCAACCGTCTTGCCGCGCTCACCACGGAAATCAACCGCCTCGGCGGTCGCGCTACGGAGCTTGACGACGGCATTGCGATTGACCCCGTTCCGCTCCACGGTGGCCTCTGGCACAGCTACGCCGACCATCGAATGGCCACCGCTGGTGCCATTGTTGGCCTGCGCACGGAGGACGTGGAAGTCGAAAACATCAGTACCACCGCTAAGACCATGCCTGGATTCGACCTGCGCTGGCTGGAGATGCTCGGACTGGCCTCCCCCAGCCCTAGCTCGTTGGAAAAGTCGGTCGACACTCGACTTGATGGCATGGAGAACGGAACCGAGGCAGGGAAATAA
- the rsgA gene encoding ribosome small subunit-dependent GTPase A has product MAARRRGRQWDESDVRIRPGRGSRPRTKDRPSHADAHWGMVVTKDRGRWGVVLDNNADVAVTCMRARELGRTNIVVGDRVGVVGDVSGREGTLARIVKLAERSTVLRRTADDNDPYERIVVANASLLLIVCAVADPEPRTGFVERALVAAYAGGVRPVLCLTKSDLADPEEFAGEFSALGVDVVVCGINDNLAPLSELIDVPGRVTALVGHSGVGKSTLVNRIVPEANRETGEVSGVGKGRHTSTQSVALMLPSESENSAPSWIIDTPGIRSFGLAHVTPETLLAAFPDIQAATDECPRGCTHLGPPADPECALDKLEGVQHRRAMAVRRLLIAISDNEDWELDIERD; this is encoded by the coding sequence GTGGCGGCACGCAGGCGTGGACGGCAATGGGACGAGTCCGATGTACGCATCCGCCCCGGTAGAGGGTCTCGGCCACGGACGAAGGATCGCCCCAGCCACGCCGATGCCCACTGGGGCATGGTGGTGACCAAGGATCGTGGTCGTTGGGGTGTAGTCCTCGATAACAACGCTGATGTTGCAGTGACATGCATGCGTGCCCGCGAGCTCGGCCGCACCAATATCGTTGTCGGTGACCGTGTCGGTGTCGTCGGCGATGTCAGCGGCCGTGAGGGCACACTGGCCCGCATCGTCAAGCTGGCAGAGCGCAGCACGGTTTTGCGTCGCACCGCCGATGACAATGACCCGTATGAGCGCATTGTCGTGGCCAATGCCAGCCTGCTGCTCATTGTGTGTGCAGTCGCCGATCCTGAACCCCGCACCGGTTTTGTCGAACGCGCGCTGGTCGCGGCCTACGCCGGCGGTGTCCGTCCCGTGCTCTGTCTGACTAAGTCTGATCTGGCTGACCCAGAGGAATTTGCCGGGGAGTTTTCCGCACTCGGAGTGGATGTCGTTGTCTGCGGTATTAACGATAACTTGGCTCCTTTGTCAGAGCTCATCGATGTTCCAGGACGAGTGACAGCTTTGGTTGGGCATTCCGGTGTTGGGAAATCAACCCTCGTCAACCGGATTGTTCCCGAAGCCAACCGTGAGACCGGCGAAGTCAGTGGTGTGGGTAAGGGCCGCCATACCTCCACGCAGTCGGTGGCGCTGATGTTGCCGTCGGAAAGCGAAAACAGCGCGCCCTCGTGGATCATTGATACCCCGGGCATTCGTTCCTTTGGCCTGGCTCATGTGACACCGGAGACGCTACTGGCGGCGTTTCCAGATATCCAGGCGGCAACAGATGAATGCCCACGTGGTTGCACCCATTTGGGACCACCCGCGGATCCAGAGTGCGCCCTGGACAAGTTGGAGGGAGTTCAGCACCGTCGAGCGATGGCAGTGCGTCGTCTATTGATCGCTATCAGCGACAACGAGGACTGGGAGCTGGACATTGAAAGAGACTAG
- a CDS encoding SOS response-associated peptidase: MCGRFVNFAVAEKLLSTTAEIPGLAPVRADGPLPTSRYNIGPTMPIVALAREHPGRTGTIAAAVRWGLIPQWAREVPTTPFFNARAETWQSKPTFRDGLPCAIPMNGWYEWKNRQPYFVSFGDDAPLFTVAGLWARWGDIVSATILTTDAVGQLADLHHRMPRVLADDEVSDWLDLSAWAANGDVGVTSAEVVDKLTIRPVNRAVGNVANEGPHLLDEPDGAVPGHNEELF; the protein is encoded by the coding sequence ATGTGTGGTCGTTTCGTCAATTTCGCAGTCGCCGAAAAGCTGCTCAGCACCACGGCTGAAATTCCCGGTTTGGCGCCCGTGCGTGCCGACGGCCCGTTGCCCACCTCCCGCTACAACATCGGCCCGACCATGCCAATAGTTGCTCTTGCCCGCGAGCATCCCGGCCGCACAGGAACCATTGCAGCCGCCGTGCGCTGGGGTTTAATTCCGCAGTGGGCCCGCGAAGTGCCAACGACACCTTTCTTCAACGCCCGTGCGGAAACCTGGCAGTCCAAACCGACTTTCCGGGACGGCCTTCCCTGCGCAATCCCCATGAACGGTTGGTATGAATGGAAAAATCGCCAGCCCTACTTCGTCAGCTTCGGTGATGATGCACCGCTTTTCACCGTCGCGGGTCTGTGGGCACGCTGGGGAGATATAGTCTCCGCCACAATTCTCACCACCGACGCCGTGGGACAGCTCGCGGATCTGCATCATCGTATGCCGCGCGTGCTTGCCGACGACGAAGTCAGCGATTGGCTGGATCTCTCGGCCTGGGCAGCAAACGGAGATGTTGGCGTGACCAGCGCCGAGGTGGTGGACAAACTGACCATCCGACCGGTCAACCGCGCCGTCGGCAATGTTGCGAATGAAGGGCCGCACCTGTTGGATGAGCCCGATGGCGCGGTACCCGGCCACAACGAGGAGCTGTTTTAA